Proteins encoded by one window of Streptomyces uncialis:
- a CDS encoding Imm21 family immunity protein, with translation MTTSRNSSRYLHADLAWVRSMGGPLIVIPTSAVDQWGGCTEDGIIVGGTEVADDYDRACDVEGWAGIVGVGVEASGLVLADEPATTCYLSEQNVFVRWLAADSDAELLEAARTVLDDPATDWEDCGVWETDGSAVLLDSAVAGADLAVEYPDQGGLPEQAQVPVPAGRWSVRATHKTGDFPWVGVVQLLPA, from the coding sequence ATGACGACGTCTCGCAACAGCTCTCGATACCTCCACGCCGACCTCGCTTGGGTGCGGTCGATGGGTGGCCCCTTGATCGTTATCCCGACCTCTGCTGTGGACCAGTGGGGTGGCTGCACGGAGGACGGGATCATCGTCGGCGGGACTGAGGTTGCCGACGATTACGACCGCGCATGCGACGTAGAGGGCTGGGCCGGGATCGTCGGCGTTGGTGTGGAGGCCTCGGGGTTGGTGTTGGCGGACGAACCAGCCACGACTTGCTACCTCTCCGAACAGAACGTCTTCGTGCGGTGGCTCGCCGCTGATTCAGATGCCGAGCTCCTTGAGGCCGCGAGGACCGTCTTGGACGATCCCGCCACCGACTGGGAGGACTGTGGGGTGTGGGAGACCGATGGGTCGGCGGTTCTCCTGGACTCCGCCGTAGCCGGAGCGGACCTCGCTGTGGAGTACCCGGACCAGGGAGGTCTCCCGGAGCAGGCCCAGGTTCCTGTGCCCGCAGGACGCTGGAGCGTTCGCGCGACTCATAAGACGGGCGACTTCCCGTGGGTGGGGGTCGTCCAGCTCCTTCCTGCATGA
- a CDS encoding TetR/AcrR family transcriptional regulator — MNGSDGADSWLPASAEAAWGMRERPSRGRKPVLRIDRIVTTAVDLAAREGLDSVSMVRVAKELGTSTMSLYRYVAARDELYLLMQEAAVGPPPPPPPPGTGWRDALLTWATAQRATVHRHPWMLRLPITGPPLTPNSVAWWERGLDALADTPLDDGEQISVIMLIGGFVRHEASVAADLGAAVAASGLDPEEAMRRYVRTVERVADPAHHPRVARFLRSGVLFETGDPDHEFTFGMARILDGVEALVDAHARTSLGDT, encoded by the coding sequence ATGAACGGCAGCGACGGCGCCGACAGTTGGCTGCCCGCCAGCGCCGAGGCGGCCTGGGGAATGCGCGAACGCCCCTCGAGAGGTCGCAAACCGGTGCTGAGGATCGACCGGATCGTCACCACCGCCGTGGACCTCGCCGCGCGAGAGGGCCTGGACTCGGTGTCCATGGTCCGTGTCGCCAAGGAACTGGGGACCTCGACGATGTCCCTCTACCGCTATGTCGCCGCCAGGGACGAGCTGTACCTCCTCATGCAGGAGGCCGCCGTCGGCCCGCCGCCTCCGCCGCCACCCCCCGGGACCGGCTGGCGGGATGCCCTGCTCACCTGGGCGACCGCGCAGCGGGCAACCGTCCACCGCCATCCATGGATGCTCCGGCTCCCCATCACGGGACCGCCTCTCACCCCCAACTCCGTCGCCTGGTGGGAGCGTGGACTCGACGCGCTCGCGGACACACCGCTCGACGACGGGGAACAGATTTCCGTGATCATGCTGATCGGTGGATTCGTCCGCCACGAGGCATCCGTCGCGGCGGACCTGGGCGCCGCCGTCGCCGCCTCCGGCCTCGACCCGGAGGAAGCCATGCGCCGGTACGTCCGAACCGTGGAACGCGTCGCGGACCCGGCACACCACCCCCGGGTGGCACGGTTCCTGCGCTCAGGGGTGCTCTTCGAGACAGGCGATCCCGACCACGAGTTCACCTTCGGCATGGCCCGCATCCTGGACGGTGTGGAGGCCCTGGTGGACGCACACGCGCGGACATCGCTCGGTGATACGTAG
- the exaC gene encoding acetaldehyde dehydrogenase ExaC yields the protein MTRYAAPGSEGSVVTYLSRYDHFIGGEYVAPARGQYFENPSPVNGQVFTEVARGTAEDVEKALDAAHAAAPAWGRTSATDRSNILLRIAERMEANLEALAVAESWENGKPVRETLAADIPLAIDHFRYFAGAIRAQEGALSEVDDDTVAYHFHEPLGVVAQIIPWNFPILMATWKLAPALAAGNAVVIKPAEQTPASIHFWMSLIADLLPPGVVNIVNGFGVEAGKPLASSARVAKVAFTGETTTGRLIMQYASENIKPVTLELGGKSPNIFFDDVWAHDDDFRDKAVEGFTMFALNQGEVCTCPSRALIQQGHYNEFLEAAIARTEAIVPGHPLDTGTMIGAQASNDQLQKILSYLDIGQQEGAKVLTGGQRVEHEGELAGGYYVQPTIFQGDNRMRVFQEEIFGPVVAVTSFTDFDDAIKTANDTLYGLGAGVWTRDVNTAYRAGRAIQAGRVWTNCYHAYPAHAAFGGYKQSGIGRETHKMMLDHYQQTKNLLVSYSPKKLGFF from the coding sequence ATGACGCGATACGCAGCGCCCGGCAGTGAAGGTTCCGTCGTCACATACCTGAGCCGATACGACCACTTCATCGGCGGAGAGTACGTCGCCCCGGCCCGGGGGCAGTACTTCGAGAACCCGAGTCCCGTCAACGGCCAGGTCTTCACGGAGGTCGCGCGGGGAACAGCTGAGGACGTGGAGAAGGCGCTCGACGCGGCGCACGCGGCCGCCCCGGCCTGGGGGCGCACCTCGGCCACCGATCGGTCGAACATCCTGCTGCGGATCGCCGAGCGGATGGAAGCCAATCTTGAGGCTCTGGCGGTCGCGGAGAGCTGGGAGAACGGCAAGCCGGTGCGGGAGACGCTGGCGGCGGACATCCCGCTGGCGATCGACCACTTCCGCTATTTCGCGGGAGCGATCCGCGCTCAGGAAGGTGCGCTGAGCGAGGTCGACGACGACACGGTGGCGTATCACTTCCATGAGCCGCTCGGAGTGGTGGCCCAGATCATCCCCTGGAACTTCCCGATCCTCATGGCGACCTGGAAGCTGGCGCCCGCGCTCGCCGCCGGCAACGCGGTGGTCATCAAGCCCGCGGAGCAGACCCCGGCGTCGATCCATTTCTGGATGAGTCTGATCGCGGATCTGTTGCCGCCGGGTGTGGTGAACATCGTCAACGGGTTCGGTGTGGAAGCGGGCAAGCCGCTGGCGTCAAGTGCGCGCGTCGCCAAGGTCGCCTTCACCGGCGAGACGACAACGGGGCGGCTGATCATGCAGTACGCCTCCGAGAACATCAAGCCGGTGACCCTGGAGCTTGGCGGCAAGAGCCCGAACATCTTCTTCGACGACGTATGGGCGCACGACGACGATTTTCGGGACAAGGCAGTCGAGGGATTCACCATGTTCGCGCTGAACCAGGGCGAGGTCTGCACCTGCCCTTCCCGCGCGCTGATCCAGCAGGGTCACTACAACGAGTTCCTCGAAGCGGCGATCGCCAGGACCGAGGCCATCGTCCCAGGTCATCCCCTGGACACCGGCACGATGATCGGGGCCCAGGCTTCCAACGATCAGCTCCAGAAGATCCTTTCGTACCTGGACATCGGCCAGCAGGAGGGCGCCAAGGTGCTCACCGGAGGCCAGCGCGTCGAGCACGAGGGCGAGTTGGCCGGCGGGTACTACGTCCAGCCCACGATCTTCCAGGGTGACAACCGGATGCGCGTCTTCCAGGAGGAGATCTTCGGGCCGGTGGTCGCCGTGACGTCGTTCACGGACTTCGACGATGCCATCAAGACGGCGAACGACACCCTCTACGGGCTGGGCGCGGGCGTATGGACCCGAGACGTCAACACCGCGTACCGGGCAGGACGCGCCATCCAGGCAGGCCGGGTCTGGACGAACTGCTACCACGCCTACCCCGCGCACGCCGCTTTCGGCGGCTACAAGCAGTCAGGCATCGGCCGGGAGACACACAAGATGATGCTGGACCATTACCAGCAGACGAAGAACTTGCTTGTGTCATATTCACCGAAGAAGCTGGGCTTCTTCTAG
- a CDS encoding FG-GAP repeat domain-containing protein, whose amino-acid sequence MSWSVRRIPRVPVRFAAVTVALASAVLGLTAPVQASPATADPAGTPTAARPANVTIPPFVGGPITRQNIINRAQYWVDQQVPYDRTAYRGDLHGRPYRTDSGGLVSMAWRLGTSATPRTLPHHSTRLGGVDELQPGDALSNGMGRAAVFVEWTDALRTSATVIELAGPGTVAHRTQYSANLITLGRFKPYRFNRVIEIPVVIPDKGMTNITPAGDLNGDGAPDVIAVETATGDLYRYSGPSYGGGTRVKIGHGWTSISDIAGVGDLTGDGVSDILAVEAGTGDLYRYSGPGFGGSTRVQIGHGWDSMAQVTAVGDQTGDGAPDVIAIERSTGDLYRYAGPGYGGSTRAKIGHGWNIYDTVVGVGDQTGDGIADILAVHAQTGELFRHSGPGYGGATKVKLGDGWDAMINLAGIGDLTGDGVPDLLAVEAATQKLFRYSGPGFEENTRVQIGTNW is encoded by the coding sequence ATGTCGTGGTCAGTACGACGAATCCCGCGTGTCCCCGTCCGCTTCGCGGCCGTCACCGTCGCGCTCGCCTCCGCCGTCCTCGGCCTGACGGCCCCCGTACAGGCATCGCCCGCCACGGCGGACCCGGCCGGGACACCGACGGCGGCCCGTCCGGCGAACGTGACCATCCCTCCGTTCGTGGGCGGGCCGATAACACGTCAGAACATCATCAACCGCGCCCAGTACTGGGTCGATCAGCAGGTGCCCTACGACCGGACCGCCTATCGCGGCGACCTGCACGGCCGTCCGTACCGCACCGACAGCGGCGGTCTTGTCTCGATGGCCTGGCGGCTCGGCACCAGCGCCACCCCGCGGACGCTGCCCCACCACTCCACCAGGCTGGGCGGTGTCGACGAGCTCCAGCCCGGGGACGCGCTCAGCAATGGCATGGGCCGTGCGGCGGTCTTCGTGGAATGGACCGACGCCCTGCGGACCAGCGCGACCGTCATCGAGCTGGCCGGGCCCGGCACGGTGGCCCACCGGACCCAGTACTCCGCCAATCTCATCACGCTCGGCCGATTCAAGCCGTACCGCTTCAACAGGGTGATCGAGATACCCGTGGTCATCCCTGACAAGGGCATGACCAACATCACCCCGGCCGGTGATCTCAACGGCGACGGGGCTCCCGACGTGATCGCGGTGGAGACCGCCACCGGTGATCTGTACCGCTACTCCGGACCGTCGTACGGTGGCGGCACCCGGGTGAAGATCGGCCACGGGTGGACATCCATCAGCGACATCGCCGGGGTGGGTGATCTGACGGGTGACGGAGTGTCGGACATCCTCGCAGTGGAGGCGGGCACGGGTGATCTGTACCGCTACTCCGGCCCCGGGTTCGGCGGCTCCACCCGGGTCCAGATCGGCCACGGCTGGGACTCCATGGCCCAGGTGACCGCCGTGGGCGACCAGACGGGCGACGGTGCCCCCGATGTCATCGCGATCGAACGTTCCACCGGCGACCTCTACCGCTACGCGGGCCCCGGATACGGTGGTTCCACCCGGGCCAAGATCGGCCACGGCTGGAACATCTATGACACGGTCGTCGGCGTGGGCGACCAGACGGGCGACGGTATCGCGGACATCCTCGCGGTCCACGCCCAGACCGGGGAACTCTTCCGCCACTCCGGCCCCGGTTACGGCGGCGCAACGAAAGTGAAGCTCGGCGACGGCTGGGACGCGATGATCAACCTCGCCGGCATCGGCGACCTCACCGGCGACGGCGTCCCCGACCTCCTCGCGGTCGAGGCGGCCACTCAGAAGCTCTTCCGCTACTCCGGGCCGGGGTTCGAGGAGAACACACGGGTCCAGATCGGCACCAACTGGTAG
- a CDS encoding B12-binding domain-containing radical SAM protein gives MDQLHDEHGVSAFRAVDDLFLGARRVIHPALRAFTDTRIGDRYVWDATGRINVLDREDDGVLAATRSNGLREVALGIESGARTILAAMDKRITPGMTLNVTRRLLEHGIRVKGYFILGYPGESREEAGQTIRHIKELRGLSDRLPGTFRASAFTFRPYPGSPVFDELVNQGYDPLAMQTYSDVDLTAHGADEAMRGRDEFNFTTGHQFGETPLDDLHRMLADISREQHDRTHGTRQEAGT, from the coding sequence ATGGACCAGCTCCACGACGAACACGGTGTCAGCGCGTTCCGCGCCGTCGACGACCTGTTCCTGGGCGCCCGCCGGGTCATCCACCCCGCGCTCAGGGCGTTCACCGATACACGGATCGGCGACCGGTACGTGTGGGACGCCACCGGCCGCATCAACGTGCTTGACCGTGAGGACGACGGCGTCCTCGCCGCGACACGGAGCAACGGGCTGCGGGAAGTCGCCCTCGGCATCGAGTCCGGGGCCCGCACGATCCTCGCCGCCATGGACAAACGGATCACACCCGGGATGACACTGAACGTCACCCGCCGCCTCCTTGAGCACGGCATCCGTGTGAAGGGGTACTTCATCCTCGGCTATCCCGGCGAATCCCGTGAGGAAGCCGGACAGACGATCCGGCACATCAAGGAGTTACGGGGCCTGTCGGACCGGCTGCCCGGCACCTTCCGCGCCTCGGCCTTCACCTTCCGCCCCTACCCCGGGTCCCCCGTCTTCGACGAACTCGTCAACCAGGGATACGACCCCCTCGCGATGCAGACCTACAGCGACGTCGACCTGACCGCCCACGGCGCCGACGAAGCCATGCGCGGCCGCGACGAGTTCAACTTCACCACCGGCCACCAGTTCGGCGAGACCCCCCTCGATGACCTCCACCGGATGCTCGCCGACATCTCCCGCGAGCAGCACGACCGCACCCACGGCACCCGGCAGGAGGCAGGCACGTGA
- a CDS encoding helix-turn-helix transcriptional regulator produces the protein MARPPALKLAEVLAEIRMSPSAFYRMRARGQAPRMIKLPNGELRCRRSDLDSWWQVCERNSETWR, from the coding sequence ATGGCCCGTCCCCCTGCATTGAAACTCGCCGAGGTGCTTGCGGAGATCCGCATGAGTCCGTCGGCGTTCTACCGCATGCGTGCCCGAGGGCAGGCGCCCCGCATGATCAAGCTGCCCAATGGTGAACTCCGCTGTCGCCGTTCGGATTTGGATTCCTGGTGGCAGGTATGTGAAAGGAATTCTGAAACGTGGCGATGA
- a CDS encoding DUF6461 domain-containing protein — translation MSAGNRWDWACDELLSFNLIRGRSVDDVLRCYGADPSQARTLRRRESDEAFGPPHDKGTVLRAGRAGDWSFCMETWWFPAGSDLVLLRRLSEGTDAIHYFRNLKGGRSVRHVRDGRTMESFELGMEPLAEEETPLGLHRAFEQLAAQRAYGDDGHDEIWCVLSEVTGVPLDTTLVNGPLPTIMLQPGTNTHRSGEYEPPAPATGRPGLGPRIGELPSG, via the coding sequence ATGAGCGCCGGGAACCGCTGGGACTGGGCCTGCGACGAGTTGCTGTCCTTCAACCTCATCCGCGGCCGTAGCGTGGACGATGTCCTGCGGTGCTACGGCGCGGATCCTTCCCAGGCCCGGACGTTGAGGCGGCGGGAGTCGGACGAGGCCTTTGGGCCCCCGCATGACAAGGGGACGGTCCTGCGCGCGGGACGGGCCGGTGACTGGTCGTTCTGCATGGAGACCTGGTGGTTTCCGGCGGGGTCCGACCTCGTACTGCTGCGGAGGCTCTCCGAAGGCACAGATGCCATCCACTACTTCCGCAACCTCAAGGGAGGGAGGTCCGTGCGGCATGTGCGAGACGGCCGGACGATGGAGAGCTTCGAGCTGGGCATGGAGCCCCTGGCTGAAGAAGAAACACCTCTGGGTCTGCACCGGGCATTCGAGCAGCTCGCGGCACAGCGGGCGTATGGCGATGACGGCCACGACGAGATCTGGTGCGTCCTGAGTGAGGTGACCGGAGTTCCCCTGGACACCACGCTGGTCAACGGCCCGCTGCCCACGATCATGCTGCAGCCCGGGACGAACACGCACAGATCCGGGGAGTACGAACCCCCCGCCCCCGCGACGGGCAGGCCCGGGCTCGGCCCGCGGATCGGCGAGCTTCCGTCCGGGTGA
- a CDS encoding helix-turn-helix domain-containing protein produces the protein MNWNTASQTTPAHGTPSCPADPSGPDLLHRIDAYIDRNLSDPQLSPRTVAADHHVSLRMLYALFDARDMSVAASIRRRRLERCRADLARSPLPVHVIAARWGFTSSTVFSRAFREVYGTSPTAFRRAMYDGARGVGGHSASWV, from the coding sequence ATGAACTGGAACACCGCCTCCCAGACCACCCCCGCCCACGGAACCCCGTCCTGCCCCGCGGATCCCTCCGGCCCCGATCTACTGCACCGCATCGACGCCTACATCGACCGGAACCTGTCCGACCCCCAGCTCAGCCCCCGGACCGTCGCCGCCGACCACCATGTCTCCCTGCGCATGCTCTACGCCTTGTTCGACGCCCGCGACATGAGCGTCGCCGCCTCCATACGCCGACGGCGCCTGGAACGCTGCCGCGCCGACCTCGCCCGGTCCCCGCTGCCCGTCCATGTAATCGCCGCGCGCTGGGGGTTCACCAGCTCAACCGTCTTCAGCCGGGCGTTCCGCGAGGTCTACGGCACGTCACCCACCGCCTTCCGCAGGGCGATGTACGACGGAGCGCGAGGCGTGGGTGGCCACTCGGCCTCATGGGTGTGA
- a CDS encoding integrase, whose protein sequence is MSYNVRFWEIRERPGRSTRFQVRWTVNGREKSESFSTTGLAESRRAKLMTTAREGEPFDEHTGLPASELRAIRQRTTWYDLAHDYLDQRWDRTPGNTRQTLADAFATITPALVHPGATYPEPRVLRRALYSWAFNKNAWDREPDDEWRGALGWIKRHSLPVSALEEADVLRRALNALCRKLDGSPAAARTARRKRAAFNEVLNTAVEKGYFVKNPLNGIRWSAPPVNEEVDPVAVPNPRQVVRLLAAVGRQRGRGPHLEAFFGCMYYAAMRPAEVNHLRLDQCHLPATGWGMLNLSGGVVTAGKDWTDDGAVHEVHPLKRRAAKATRPVPVPPPFVRILLTHVERFGVTPDGRLFRNEAGNYVDPAAYGLTWAKARRAALTRTEHASGLAKRPYDLRHAGISFWLYSGVDPAECARRAGQSIQVLFRHYAKFLDGVQEQSNRLIEQSMQEWDRIGRGVPPAE, encoded by the coding sequence ATGAGCTACAACGTCCGCTTCTGGGAAATTCGTGAGCGCCCCGGCCGGAGTACCCGATTTCAGGTGCGGTGGACGGTCAACGGACGTGAGAAGTCGGAATCGTTCAGCACCACAGGGCTGGCCGAGAGCAGGCGTGCGAAACTCATGACCACGGCACGCGAGGGCGAGCCGTTCGACGAGCACACAGGGCTGCCCGCGTCCGAGCTCCGGGCGATCAGGCAGCGGACGACCTGGTACGACCTCGCCCACGACTACCTCGACCAACGGTGGGACCGCACTCCGGGCAACACGCGCCAGACCCTCGCCGACGCCTTCGCCACCATCACACCCGCCCTGGTCCATCCCGGCGCAACCTATCCGGAGCCGAGGGTGCTGCGCCGCGCCTTGTACTCATGGGCGTTCAACAAGAATGCCTGGGACCGGGAGCCCGACGACGAGTGGCGCGGAGCGCTGGGCTGGATCAAACGCCACTCCCTGCCCGTCAGTGCCCTGGAGGAGGCTGATGTGCTGCGACGTGCGCTGAACGCCCTGTGCCGCAAGCTGGACGGCAGCCCGGCCGCAGCGAGAACCGCACGCCGCAAAAGAGCAGCCTTCAACGAAGTCCTCAACACCGCAGTCGAAAAGGGCTACTTCGTCAAGAACCCTCTCAACGGAATCAGGTGGAGCGCTCCGCCTGTCAACGAGGAGGTGGACCCGGTTGCCGTACCCAATCCGCGCCAGGTCGTGCGGCTGCTCGCGGCGGTCGGCCGGCAGCGCGGGCGGGGTCCGCATCTGGAGGCATTTTTCGGCTGTATGTACTACGCCGCAATGAGGCCCGCCGAGGTGAACCACCTCCGGCTCGACCAGTGCCATCTGCCGGCCACCGGGTGGGGGATGCTGAACCTGTCGGGCGGTGTCGTGACCGCGGGAAAGGACTGGACGGACGACGGCGCCGTCCACGAAGTGCATCCGCTCAAGCGCCGCGCGGCCAAAGCGACCCGCCCCGTACCGGTCCCGCCGCCATTCGTTCGCATACTCCTCACGCACGTCGAACGGTTCGGTGTGACACCGGACGGTCGGCTCTTCCGGAACGAGGCCGGCAACTACGTGGACCCTGCCGCCTACGGCTTGACCTGGGCCAAGGCGCGCAGGGCCGCCCTGACCCGGACCGAGCACGCCTCCGGCCTCGCGAAGCGGCCCTACGACCTCCGGCACGCCGGGATCTCGTTCTGGCTGTACTCCGGGGTCGACCCGGCCGAATGCGCCCGCCGCGCAGGACAGAGCATCCAGGTGCTGTTCCGCCACTACGCCAAGTTCCTGGACGGAGTCCAGGAACAGTCCAACCGCCTCATCGAACAGTCCATGCAGGAGTGGGACCGTATCGGCCGCGGCGTCCCGCCTGCCGAATGA